One region of Malania oleifera isolate guangnan ecotype guangnan chromosome 6, ASM2987363v1, whole genome shotgun sequence genomic DNA includes:
- the LOC131158646 gene encoding uncharacterized protein LOC131158646 produces MAEQLESRVLGIEQGQEELSNQLKKILDLQLNKGKTVQDQDHQEENDPIHPPDFTSIHGQSSGPPPFTSEKPLHGTPSFISAVTRMGMPSSAIAGVETSKTTTEYRRDELEERLRAIEGTQTASTVRPSDYCLVPNVVLPPKFKMPDFEKFDGTTCPQTHLWMYCQSMAAYIDNEKLMMYCFRSSLTGTATRWYVQQNKAQIRTWGDLADAFEAQYRHILEMAPDRIFFLEMEKKPTETFREYAHRWRDAATQVDPPVSDREAISMFVGMLKDPYHSHLVGSTPHNFMDIVVVGARVEADVKAGRIKTDTIDNGPSKKWVKGKKEEETQMIQGSIRSLRQRSRSQQPRANFYMEPEVNQTLHMGPRPQFSTPRLRPAPTNNQVRERDAPRNARRIDLIPMPYADWFPQLCERGMVTTIPAIPVTDPPPRWFDPNARCAYHANSPGHSIDQCWAFKYKVQSLKGAGWLAFDDKPTGIQGNPLPNHEGD; encoded by the coding sequence ATGGCAGAACAGTTGGAAAGCCGTGTTCTGGGGATCGAGCAGGGGCAGGAAGAGCTGAGCAATCAACTGAAGAAGATATTGGACCTACAGCTGAACAAAGGGAAGACAGTCCAAGATCAGGATCATCAAGAAGAAAATGACCCTATCCACCCGCCCGATTTTACGTCGATTCATGGGCAATCTTCTGGTCCGCCCCCATTCACCTCGGAGAAACCGCTGCATGGCACACCATCTTTTATCTCAGCAGTGACAAGAATGGGGATGCCCTCATCAGCAATTGCGGGTGTAGAGACAAGCAAGACCACGACGGAATACCGTCGTGACGAGCTGGAAGAGCGGCTAAGGGCCATAGAGGGGACTCAAACCGCCAGTACTGTCAGACCCTCAGATTACTGCCTAGTGCCTAATGTAGTCCTTCCTCCAAAGTTTAAGATGCCAGATTTCGAGAAGTTTGACGGGACCACATGCCCTCAGACCCACCTCTGGATGTATTGTCAGTCGATGGCCGCCTATATCGATAATGAGAAGTTGATGATGTATTGCTTCCGAAGCAGTCTTACCGGGACAGCGACTAGATGGTATGTCCAGCAGAATAAGGCCCAGATCCGTACGTGGGGTGACTTGGCCGATGCCTTCGAAGCGCAATATCGTCATATCTTGGAAATGGCTCCGGACAGGatcttttttttggaaatggaGAAGAAGCCAACAGAAACTTTCAGGGAGTATGCACACCGTTGGAGAGATGCAGCCACTCAAGTGGACCCTCCGGTCAGCGACCGTGAGGCAATATCGATGTTCGTAGGGATGTTAAAAGATCCCTACCATTCACATCTGGTAGGGTCCACCCCTCataacttcatggacattgtggTGGTAGGGGCCAGAGTGGAAGCCGACGTCAAAGCTGGACGAATAAAGACTGACACTATCGATAACGGCCCAAGTAAGAAGTGGGTCAAAggtaaaaaggaagaagagacccAAATGATACAGGGGTCTATCAGGAGCCTAAGGCAGAGAAGCCGAAGTCAACAACCTAGGGCAAATTTCTACATGGAACCAGAAGTGAACCAAACACTACATATGGGCCCAAGGCCCCAGTTTTCAACCCCCCGACTAAGACCAGCACCAACAAACAATCAAGTTCGAGAAAGGGATGCACCGAGGAATGCTAGAAGGATTGACCTAATCCCAATGCCCTATGCCGACTGGTTTCCTCAACTGTGTGAGAGAGGAATGGTGACGACCATACCAGCCATTCCCGTCACCGATCCCCCACCACGATGGTTTGATCCCAATGCCCGCTGTGCATACCACGCAAACTCTCCGGGCCACTCCATTGACCAGTGCTGGGCTTTCAAATATAAAGTTCAGTCATTGAAGGGTGCAGGGTGGCTGGCCTTTGATGACAAGCCGACGGGCATTCAAGGAAACCCTTTACCCAATCATGAGGGAGACTAG